The following is a genomic window from candidate division KSB1 bacterium.
AAGCTCCCGGGCGCTAATGTGTTTTTACGAGGGACATCGATTGGTGCTGCGACTGATTTGAGTGGGGAGTATGTGATCCTCAATGTACCGGGAGGGGAATATACTCTGCAAGTTGCCTATATGGGATATAAAAATTTTACCGAAGAGATTGAACTTGCCCGGGAACAGGTGCTGGAGAAAGATGTCTTGCTAAACTATGATGTCGTTCAAATGGATGGATTTGTTACCATCACAGCTCAGCGTCAGGGGCAGGTCGAGGCGATCAATCAGCAGTTGACTGCAAATACGATCATGAACGTGGTTTCTTCGGACCGCATCAAGGAATTGCCGGATGCCAACGCAGCGGAATCGGTTGGGCGTATTTCGGGTGTATCTATTCGCCGCAACGCCGGTGAAGGTCAACAGGTCATCATTCGCGGGCTGGAGCCCAAGTTGAACAGCATCACCGTAAACGGTGTACGAATTCCCTCTTCAGATTCGCAGAACAGATCTGTTGATCTTTCAATGATTTCGTCCGATGTTTTGTCTTCGATTGAAGTTTTCAAGGCACCGACGCCTGATATGGATGCGGAAGCATTCGGTGGCACAGTGAATCTGGTGTTGAAAAAAGCACCTGAGGAGTTTCAGGGGTATGTCAAAGTATTGGGCGGTTACAATGATTTAAACAATGATTGGGGGAATTTCAAGGCAAACGGCCAGTTAAGCAATCGTTTCCTTGACAGTAAACTGGGTGTGATTGCTTCTGCATATTACGAAACCTATAATCGGGGGTCAGATGTCTTTAATGCCACTTATGATACAGAAGGTATTCGTGATGAAGAGGGGAACATTGATGTGATTGCCAATACCATGTCATTGACAGACAGGGTGGAAACCCGTATGCGCTGGGGCGGCAGCCTGAATCTTGATTATACAGTTAATGAAAAACACTCTATTTCGTTGACCAATTTTTTCAGTCAGAAATCCCGGGATATCTATGAACGCCTGAGAGCCTATAACGTCGGCACAGCCAATGCCAACACGGTGGAAACCGCCGGCATATCAACAGAACGAACAACCAGCTTGTTATCGAACGGGATTAGCGGGGATCATATGATTTCGGGTTTGAATCTGGATTGGGGATATTCGCGGTTTTTGACAAATAATTATTTGCCTTACGATTTCGAATTACGGTTCCGTGAATTGTCTGCATTTGACCAGAGCAAACTGAATCCCCGCGGCCATCCGTCCGAGTTCCCGGATGCGGCCTATAATAAATATGACAAAAGTCTGCTGCAGCGTGCGCGTATGACGCAGGATACAGTTAATAATATTAATCAAACCGCACAGATCAATATTGAAATACCGGTCAATTTTACAACCAAACTTACAAGTTCGATAAAATTTGGAGGGAAATACACGTTTATCGATAAAGAACGTGTGCGCAGTCGCCGTGGAGAGTATTTCTATTATCTGGGCAGTACGTTTGTTCAAAAGGCCCTGGACAGCAATCCCTATTCGCTCGAGTTGACGGATAATGGATTTATTGCCATGAGTAACTTTGTGAGTGACTACGACGGGATCGGTGATTTTTTACAGGGTGATTATGAACTGGCTCCGTTGTTAAGTGAATCCCGTGTGCGCCAATGGTACTCGGATCACAATCATTATTTCACCAATGATCGTGATATGCTGGGTGATCTGTATGATGTTCAGGAAAGTGTGACCGCCGGATATTTTATGGCACGTTTGAATTACGGTCAATCCCTGATGATTCTGCCGGGTGTACGATATGAGCGTTCGGATAACGAGTATCAGGGTGTTTATGCAACCACCGCAGAATTGTACGGCAGAACCGGTATACAGCGGGATACCACAACAAATCAACAATATGAAGAATGGATGCCGCATCTACATTTAAAAATCAAACCATGGGATACATTTGATGTGCGGTTGTCTGCCACCAAAACGCTGGCACGACCGGATTTTTCCTACATTGCTCCGCGGACGCGCATTGATAAAGAAGAATTGGTCATCCGTGCCGGCAATCCTGGTTTAAAACACGCGAAATCATGGAATTATGATGCAATTTTGTCATATTATAGCAATCAGATTGGACTCGTCACGCTCGGCGGATTTTATAAGAACATTGATGATATTTTCTATCGTAAGAATGAAATTATAACGACAAATGAACGCTCTGCTGAATTGGGTTATGTTGACCCGGTGTATCGAACAGGATATGCTTTGAGATGGTATACGAATTCCAGGCAGGCCAAGGTGTGGGGAATTGAATTTGATCTGCAGACGCAGCTGCGTTTCCTGCCGGAGCCATTGAGCGGACTGGTGCTGAATGCCAATTATTCCAGATTCTATTCCGAGACATTTTTCCCGGAATACAATTACATCTTTCAGTACAATCCCGAAACCTATTCGTACGAAACCATATATGAAGAGTATTACCGCAAAAGCGAAATGCCCGGCCAGGCGGATCAAATCGCCAATATCGCTCTTGGCTACGATATCGGCGGATTCTCGGCGCGGATTTCAATCTTTTACCAGGGAAGCAGCTTATATTCGGTCGGCGCCATTGCTGAACAGGATCAGTATACCGATGATTACTGGCGCTGGGATGCTTCG
Proteins encoded in this region:
- a CDS encoding TonB-dependent receptor, with protein sequence MKMRGLLIISLTVLLSFLMVGSVSAGQIRGTVVDASTGVKLPGANVFLRGTSIGAATDLSGEYVILNVPGGEYTLQVAYMGYKNFTEEIELAREQVLEKDVLLNYDVVQMDGFVTITAQRQGQVEAINQQLTANTIMNVVSSDRIKELPDANAAESVGRISGVSIRRNAGEGQQVIIRGLEPKLNSITVNGVRIPSSDSQNRSVDLSMISSDVLSSIEVFKAPTPDMDAEAFGGTVNLVLKKAPEEFQGYVKVLGGYNDLNNDWGNFKANGQLSNRFLDSKLGVIASAYYETYNRGSDVFNATYDTEGIRDEEGNIDVIANTMSLTDRVETRMRWGGSLNLDYTVNEKHSISLTNFFSQKSRDIYERLRAYNVGTANANTVETAGISTERTTSLLSNGISGDHMISGLNLDWGYSRFLTNNYLPYDFELRFRELSAFDQSKLNPRGHPSEFPDAAYNKYDKSLLQRARMTQDTVNNINQTAQINIEIPVNFTTKLTSSIKFGGKYTFIDKERVRSRRGEYFYYLGSTFVQKALDSNPYSLELTDNGFIAMSNFVSDYDGIGDFLQGDYELAPLLSESRVRQWYSDHNHYFTNDRDMLGDLYDVQESVTAGYFMARLNYGQSLMILPGVRYERSDNEYQGVYATTAELYGRTGIQRDTTTNQQYEEWMPHLHLKIKPWDTFDVRLSATKTLARPDFSYIAPRTRIDKEELVIRAGNPGLKHAKSWNYDAILSYYSNQIGLVTLGGFYKNIDDIFYRKNEIITTNERSAELGYVDPVYRTGYALRWYTNSRQAKVWGIEFDLQTQLRFLPEPLSGLVLNANYSRFYSETFFPEYNYIFQYNPETYSYETIYEEYYRKSEMPGQADQIANIALGYDIGGFSARISIFYQGSSLYSVGAIAEQDQYTDDYWRWDASFKQKLGKHTSLFLNLVNFTSRGEKSFYGANDYPTTIEYFGMTGDFGIQYTF